The Polaribacter sp. KT25b genome contains the following window.
TTATTCCAAAAGAATATACAATTTCATCAATCGGCTCACAAGGATTTTTATCAATCCCACTTTATAAATTTGATGAATCTTTAGAAAGTTTTGATTTTCTAAGATTACATATTTGGGATGATTCATTGAATGAATATATTGATTTAGAAAAATGCGAAAACTTTTCAATTCATACACATACATTTTTTGCAGAAAGTTGGGTTATAGCAGGAAAAATAATTAATAATAGATTTGACTATAATATTAATTCAGAGAATTCTAATCACTCTTTTTTCAAAGTAGTTTATAACAGTTCATTAAACGAAGTAAACCAACACACATCCAAAGCAGTAAATGAAAAAATAGATATAGAACTTTATCAAACATCCGAAGAACTACATTTAGAGAATGGAAACTATAAAATCGAAGCTGGTAAATTACATAAATCGGGACATAAAAATTCACCCTTACCTTCTGCAACGTTTTTTTCTTTTACAGGTAAAAATGGCTTAGATAAATCTATTGTGATTGGTCCAAAGCATATTTCAGAATCTGTTATTAATAGAAAAATGATTATAGACCCAACAGAACTATTAAAAAAAATTGATAAACAGTTACTATAAAATGGAAAAGAAAAAAACTATGCTTTTAGATTGGATGAGAAAAGTTCATCAATTAGAATATGCTCATTGTTATCAATCTGAATATTATAGAAAAATTGAAAAACGAATAGGAATTTCAGCTTTTGTTTTATCAACAATGGTAGCTTTTTCTTATAAGTTTCCTGAAATAAAAAATGAATGGTTTAATACTTATTTATTCTTCCTTGATAAGGATTATTTCTTACCATTTCTATTATTTATAGTTGCTTTATTTACTGGTCTACAAACTTTTTTAAAACCTAATGAAAAATCAGATATTCATAGAAAACTTGGTCTTGAATATGAAAAAATAAGACATACAATTGAAATAACTCTAACGAAAGAAGAGTCT
Protein-coding sequences here:
- a CDS encoding SLATT domain-containing protein; this encodes MEKKKTMLLDWMRKVHQLEYAHCYQSEYYRKIEKRIGISAFVLSTMVAFSYKFPEIKNEWFNTYLFFLDKDYFLPFLLFIVALFTGLQTFLKPNEKSDIHRKLGLEYEKIRHTIEITLTKEESELNIDRDILKIKKSWDSMNTIYVMERYFVEAKNKVKKFEKYPKELSFLEDVK